The Gemmatimonadota bacterium nucleotide sequence GGCCCCATGACCGCCACGAACTCGCCCTGGTCCACGGCCATGGTCACGTCGTTCAGCGCCGTCGTCTCCACCTCTTCCGTCGTGTAGAGCTTATTGAGGTTGCTGGTCGTTATCATCATATGCCCCTTTGCGATTCAGATCGGTACTCACTGCTTCTCAATCGTTCGACCTACGAACAATGCGCATTGTTTCGTCCCGACTTTGTGAGCGCTGGTATTGGAAGAACTGGCCGTTCCGCAGTCCGAACTGAGCTGGATTGCACGCCCGGTATCGCCACCTCACTCGTACATCAGCGACTCCACCAGCGGACTCGCGTTTTTCCTGCAAACCTGAAAGGCCACCGTGCCCAGCACAAGTACCAGGGCCGCCGAACCAGCCAATATGAATTCGCCAACGCCCAGAGCGGCATTGAACTCATACATCCCGAGCCAGAAGCTCAGCAGCATATAGGCGGGCGGGCAGGCCAGCAGGATCGCGACCGCCAGGGGCAGCGCGAACTGCCTGCCGATCAGGG carries:
- a CDS encoding ABC transporter ATP-binding protein codes for the protein MITTSNLNKLYTTEEVETTALNDVTMAVDQGEFVAVMGP